One genomic window of Medicago truncatula cultivar Jemalong A17 chromosome 1, MtrunA17r5.0-ANR, whole genome shotgun sequence includes the following:
- the LOC25480540 gene encoding 3,9-dihydroxypterocarpan 6A-monooxygenase: MAEMLDYIRLLFVWLLSTIAIQAILTRKKNKNHPSTPPTPPALPIIGHFHLIAKLPPHQSFHKLSIRYGPIMQLFIGSIPCVVISSPDIVKEFLKTHESYFSNRFISSVIHNLTYGSKDFIFAPYGEYWKFIKKICMSELLGGRTLDKFLPLRQKETMRFLRLLQTKGEAREAVNVGGELLNLTNRIITTMAMSKTCAENDSDVEDIRKMVQDSVELSGRFNLSDFIWFFKNWDMQGFNKRLKVVMERFDTLMERVIREHQVEMKKRKEKGEGDHVRDLLDILLEMHENENTEIKLTRENVKALILDIFMAGTETSATTIEWALAELINNPHVMEKARKEIDSQIGRSRLIQESDLPNLPYLRATLKETLRLHPTVPVVVRESSENCNVCGFEIPAKTILFSNLWSMGRDPKLWENPYEFKPERFMSEENKFDVRGQNFQFMPFGTGRRSCPGASLALQAVPTNLAAMIQCFEWKVGGNGKVNMDEKAATSLPRAHPLICVPIPRFNCFPFGE; this comes from the exons ATGGCTGAAATGTTAGACTATATCAGACTTTTATTCGTTTGGCTACTCTCTACCATTGCAATTCAAGCCATACTAACTagaaagaagaacaaaaatCATCCTAGTACTCCCCCCACCCCTCCTGCTCTGCCTATCATAGGACATTTTCACCTTATAGCTAAGTTACCTCCCCATCAAAGTTTTCATAAGCTTTCAATTCGTTATGGACCCATAATGCAACTTTTCATTGGATCTATACCTTGTGTAGTAATTTCCAGTCCAGACATTGTCAAGGAGTTTCTTAAAACTCACGAATCTTACTTCTCGAATCGCTTTATAAGTTCAGTTATTCACAACTTAACATATGGCTCAAAGGATTTCATATTTGCGCCTTATGGTGAATACTGGAAGTTCATAAAAAAGATATGTATGTCTGAGCTTCTTGGCGGCAGAACCCTCGACAAGTTTCTTCCTTTGAGGCAAAAAGAAACTATGAGGTTTCTTAGACTTTTGCAGACAAAAGGGGAAGCTCGCGAGGCTGTTAATGTTGGCGGCGAGCTCTTGAATCTCACGAATAGAATCATCACAACTATGGCAATGAGTAAAACATGTGCTGAAAACGATAGCGATGTGGAAGACATTAGGAAGATGGTGCAAGATAGTGTAGAGCTTTCAGGGAGGTTTAATTTGTCggattttatttggttttttaagAATTGGGATATGCAAGGATTTAACAAAAGGCTTAAAGTGGTTATGGAGAGGTTTGACACATTGATGGAGAGGGTGATAAGGGAGCATCAAGTggaaatgaagaaaaggaaagaaaagggTGAAGGTGATCATGTTAGGGATCTACTTGATATTTTGTTAGAAATGCATGAGAATGAGAACAcagaaataaaattgacaagAGAGAATGTCAAAGCTTTAATCTTG GATATATTCATGGCAGGAACTGAAACATCTGCGACAACGATCGAATGGGCTCTAGCTGAGTTAATAAACAACCCACATGTGATGGAGAAAGCACGGAAAGAGATTGATTCACAAATAGGGAGGAGTAGATTAATTCAAGAGTCCGATCTTCCCAATCTTCCGTATTTGCGAGCTACACTCAAAGAAACACTAAGACTTCACCCTACCGTACCAGTAGTGGTGAGAGAATCATCTGAGAATTGTAATGTTTGCGGGTTTGAGATTCCAGCGAAGACTATTTTATTTAGTAATTTGTGGTCCATGGGAAGGGACCCAAAATTGTGGGAGAATCCATATGAGTTTAAACCAGAGAGGTTTATGAGTGAAGAGAATAAGTTTGATGTGAGGGGACAAAATTTCCAATTTATGCCATTTGGAACTGGAAGGAGGTCTTGCCCTGGTGCTTCATTAGCACTTCAGGCTGTTCCGACAAATCTTGCCGCAATGATTCAGTGTTTTGAATGGAAGGTTGGTGGTAATGGAAAAGTTAACATGGATGAGAAAGCGGCCACGAGCCTTCCAAGGGCTCATCCTTTGATTTGTGTCCCGATTCCTCGCTTTAATTGTTTTCCTTTTGGTGAGTAG
- the LOC25480541 gene encoding 3,9-dihydroxypterocarpan 6A-monooxygenase: protein MTEMQYYIQLLFVLVISIIAIQTLLIRKKNRKHLTPPSPLALPIIGHLHLLSKLPAHQNFHKLSMQYGPIMKISLGSIPSIVISSPEMTKEFLKTHETSFSNRLINGVVRYLSYGANDFMFAPYGDYWKFMKKICMSELLGGRTLDQFRPLRQQETLRLLNVLKKNGETGEAVDVGAELLRLTNRIMTRTTITKTCCENGFDVEDIRKLVKDCSELGGQFNLSDFIWFFKNWDLQGFNKRLKELMNMFDTMIESVIREHQEEMKKRKENGEGAHVKDLLDILLEIHEDESSEIKLTRKNVKAFIFDMFLSGTDTSSTTIEWALAELINNPHIMQKARQEIDSLTGKSRLIQESDLPNLPYLRAILKETLRLHPTIPTMVRESSERCNVSGFDIPAKTILYVNFWSMNRNPKLWENPLEFKPERFMSEGNKFDLRGQNFQFIPFGFGRRACPGTSFALQVVPTNLAAIIQCFELKVGGNGTVSMEEKASTTLPRAHPLMCVPIPRFNFFSFAK from the exons atgaCTGAAATGCAATACTATATCcaacttctttttgttttagtaaTATCCATCATTGCAATTCAAACCCTACTTATTAGAAAGAAGAACAGGAAACATCTTACTCCACCAAGCCCTCTTGCTTTACCTATCATTGGACACTTACACCTTTTGTCTAAGTTACCAGCTCACCAAAATTTTCACAAGCTTTCAATGCAATATGGACCCATAATGAAAATTTCCCTAGGTTCTATCCCCTCAATAGTAATTTCCAGTCCAGAAATGACAAAGGAGTTTCTTAAAACTCATGAAACTTCCTTCTCTAATCGCTTAATAAATGGTGTCGTTCGCTACTTATCATATGGCGCAAACGATTTTATGTTTGCACCTTATGGTGACTACTGGAAGTTCATGAAAAAGATATGCATGTCCGAGCTTCTTGGTGGAAGAACTCTTGATCAATTTCGTCCATTGAGGCAACAAGAGACTTTGAGGCTTCTTAATGTTTTGAAGAAGAATGGGGAAACCGGTGAGGCGGTTGATGTTGGTGCAGAGCTCTTGCGTCTAACAAATAGAATTATGACAAGGACGACAATAACTAAAACTTGTTGCGAAAATGGTTTTGATGTGGAAGACATTAGGAAGTTGGTTAAAGATTGTTCAGAACTTGGAGGGCAGTTTAATTTGTCggattttatttggttttttaagAATTGGGATTTGCAAGGATTTAACAAAAGGCTAAAAGAGCTTATGAACATGTTCGACACAATGATTGAGAGTGTCATAAGGGAGCATCAAgaggaaatgaagaaaagaaaggaaaatggCGAAGGTGCTCATGTTAAGGATTTGCTtgatattttgttggaaattcATGAAGATGAGAGCAGTGAAATAAAATTGACCAGAAAGAATGTCAAGGCTTTCATCTTT GACATGTTTTTATCAGGAACAGACACATCTTCTACAACAATCGAATGGGCTCTAGCCGAGTTAATAAACAATCCACATATAATGCAGAAAGCAAGACAAGAGATTGATTCACTAACAGGAAAGAGTAGATTAATACAAGAGTCCGATCTTCCCAATCTTCCGTATTTACGAGCTATACTCAAAGAAACACTAAGACTTCACCCTACAATACCAACAATGGTGAGAGAATCATCTGAGAGATGTAATGTTAGTGGTTTTGATATACCAGCTAAGACTAttttatatgttaatttttGGTCAATGAATAGGAACCCTAAACTATGGGAAAATCCACTTGAGTTTAAACCAGAGAGGTTTATGAGTGAAGGGAATAAGTTTGATCTAAGGGGACAAAATTTCCAATTTATACCATTTGGATTTGGAAGAAGAGCTTGTCCTGGTACCTCATTCGCGCTTCAAGTTGTTCCAACAAATCTTGCTGCTATTATTCAGTGTTTTGAATTGAAGGTTGGTGGTAATGGAACAGTTAGCATGGAAGAGAAAGCTTCGACGACCCTTCCAAGGGCTCATCCTTTGATGTGTGTCCCTATTCCTCGCTTTAATTTCTTCTCTTTTGCCAAATAG